A genome region from Syntrophorhabdaceae bacterium includes the following:
- a CDS encoding SDR family NAD(P)-dependent oxidoreductase, with protein MKFQDQVVFITGGAKGLGREMARAFLAHGASVAVNGRGGDAVAQFEQEFGKQKILAFRSDITDAHEMEKTVATVTDAWGKIDILINNAGIVNPLAPTETMKKEDFDRVIDVNLKGTFYVTQAFGKKMIEQKSGRIINIASQVALFGEKGFLPYAISKSALIVMTRELAYEWSPYGITICTLAPGFIKGGMNQGLIKKEAFVNYLSGRTPVGRMGEVNEVVSTILFLASDEARYINGETIIMDGGMTGYTRETLLDFIAGGRR; from the coding sequence ATGAAATTTCAGGATCAGGTTGTATTCATTACAGGAGGCGCAAAAGGACTCGGCCGGGAGATGGCCAGGGCCTTTCTCGCTCACGGCGCATCCGTGGCCGTCAACGGACGTGGCGGCGATGCCGTGGCTCAATTCGAGCAGGAATTCGGGAAACAGAAGATTCTCGCTTTCAGGTCTGATATCACTGACGCTCACGAAATGGAAAAGACCGTGGCGACTGTGACCGATGCCTGGGGAAAAATCGACATCCTTATCAATAACGCCGGCATTGTCAATCCGCTTGCACCTACGGAAACCATGAAAAAAGAGGATTTCGATCGCGTAATAGACGTAAACCTGAAAGGGACATTCTACGTGACCCAGGCGTTCGGGAAGAAGATGATCGAGCAGAAATCGGGGCGTATCATCAACATCGCATCGCAGGTGGCCCTGTTCGGTGAAAAAGGTTTTCTCCCTTACGCAATCAGTAAATCGGCCCTTATAGTCATGACACGCGAGCTCGCTTATGAATGGTCGCCCTATGGCATTACGATCTGTACGCTCGCCCCGGGGTTTATCAAGGGCGGGATGAATCAGGGCCTTATCAAGAAAGAGGCTTTCGTGAACTATCTTTCAGGCAGAACGCCCGTCGGCAGGATGGGCGAGGTGAATGAAGTGGTCTCTACAATACTTTTTCTCGCCTCCGATGAGGCCCGCTACATCAATGGCGAAACCATCATCATGGACGGGGGCATGACGGGCTATA